A region of Lycium barbarum isolate Lr01 chromosome 3, ASM1917538v2, whole genome shotgun sequence DNA encodes the following proteins:
- the LOC132631649 gene encoding ferredoxin--NADP reductase, root-type isozyme, chloroplastic, translating into MAHSAISQVSVAVPLQTDSSYRRSTFKATSLTFSDKSCISMPSIDLKATRSRSQYIVCMSVQQASKAKVSVSPLSLEDAKEPPLNIYKPKEPYTATIVSVERIVGPKAPGETCHIVIDHDGKLPYWEGQSYGVVPPGENPKKPGSPHNVRLYSIASTRYGDSFDGKTASLCVRRAVYYDPETGKEDPSKNGVCSNFLCNAKPGDKVKITGPSGKIMLLPEDNPIATHIMIGTGTGVAPFRGYLRRMFMESVPTVKFNGLAWLFLGVANTDSLLYDDEFTKYLNDYPGNFRYDRALSREQKNNKGGKMYVQDKIEEYSDEIFKLLDEGAHIYFCGLKGMMPGIQDTLKRVAEERGESWEQKLSQLKKNKQWHVEVY; encoded by the exons ATGGCTCATTCAGCTATCTCCCAG GTGTCAGTTGCGGTTCCTCTCCAAACGGATTCCTCTTACCGAAGATCTACGTTTAAG GCTACAAGCTTAACATTCAGTGATAAATCATGCATCTCTATGCCATCTATCGATCTAAAAGCGACACGATCCAGAAGCCAATATATTGTTTGCATGTCAGTCCAACAAGCTAGCAAAGCCAAGGTTTCAGTTTCACCTTTATCACTTGAAGATGCAAAAGAACCACCCTTGAATATCTACAAGCCCAAGGAACCATACACAGCGACAATTGTCTCTGTTGAAAGGATTGTAGGCCCAAAAGCTCCTGGGGAGACTTGTCATATTGTCATTGATCATGATGGCAAACTTCCTTACTGGGAAGGACAAAGTTATGGTGTCGTTCCTCCT GGTGAAAACCCTAAGAAACCAGGGAGTCCCCACAATGTTCGTCTATATTCAATTGCATCCACCAGATATGGGGACTCTTTTGATGGGAAGACGGCTAGCTTGTGTGTTAGACGAGCTGTTTACTACGATCCTGAGACAGGAAAAGAAGACCCATCCAAAAATGGTGTTTGCAGCAACTTCCTGTGCAACGCGAAGCCTGGTGACAAAGTGAAGATCACAG GTCCTTCTGGTAAGATAATGCTTTTACCTGAAGATAATCCAATTGCCACACACATCATGATTGGAACTGGAACTGGTGTGGCTCCCTTCAGAGGCTACCTTCGTCGTATGTTTATGGAGTCAGTTCCAACTGTCAAGTTTAATGGGCTTGCTTGGCTTTTCCTTGGGGTTGCAAACACTGACAGCCTTCTATACGACGATGAGTTCACCAAGTATCTCAATGACTACCCAGGCAATTTCAGATATGACCGTGCTCTTAGCCGAGAACAAAAGAACAATAAAGGGGGGAAGATGTATGTTCAGGATAAAATTGAGGAATACAGTGATGAGATCTTCAAGCTGCTGGATGAAGGGGCCCACATCTATTTCTGTGGGTTGAAGGGTATGATGCCCGGAATCCAGGATACCCTTAAGAGGGTTGCTGAGGAGAGAGGTGAGAGCTGGGAGCAGAAGCTTTCACAACTCAAAAAGAACAAGCAATGGCATGTTGAAGTCTACTAA